In bacterium, the following are encoded in one genomic region:
- a CDS encoding YceI family protein — MVTRVIGSLLMLATLAASAFADTYYFGTQPKHTNITFTSETILETILGNVNAIQGSATLAEGQYSVKLDVPVDQMKTGIEMRDGHMKSEHWLDVAKYPNISFTAKSAKRLDGDKWEVNGDFTMHGITKTRTIVVEATPIPADKGVKMGAGQWMRFRTEFPVKLSDHQVKIAAQAEGKVNDEWKVKVMLYGTTEP; from the coding sequence ATGGTCACACGAGTAATCGGGTCGCTGCTGATGCTCGCAACACTTGCGGCATCGGCGTTTGCAGATACCTATTATTTTGGTACACAGCCAAAACACACCAACATCACTTTTACGTCCGAGACGATTTTAGAAACTATTTTAGGAAATGTAAATGCAATTCAAGGGAGCGCAACGCTTGCCGAAGGACAGTACTCAGTAAAGTTGGATGTTCCCGTTGATCAAATGAAAACCGGGATTGAGATGCGCGACGGTCACATGAAGAGCGAGCATTGGCTTGACGTCGCAAAGTATCCGAATATCTCGTTCACTGCGAAATCAGCGAAGAGATTGGATGGCGACAAGTGGGAAGTCAATGGAGACTTTACGATGCACGGCATTACTAAAACTCGCACAATCGTCGTCGAAGCAACTCCGATTCCAGCCGACAAAGGGGTTAAGATGGGCGCAGGACAATGGATGCGGTTCCGCACAGAATTTCCGGTGAAACTCTCCGACCATCAAGTGAAAATTGCAGCTCAAGCCGAAGGGAAAGTAAACGACGAGTGGAAAGTGAAAGTGATGCTGTACGGGACCACCGAACCGTGA
- a CDS encoding ATP-dependent Clp protease ATP-binding subunit, translating to MQKYSFRVQQVIQFAREEAVRMGHDANGPEHLLLGIIRLAEGGAVQILQNMNADLEELWEGIEETVEHSETPTMKAGDLPFTKKAERVLKLAYSEGQSYNADVVGTEHLLLALLRDEEGIPFQVLSRFNVSYERVKEELENMIRERSGGNVPGGERKATTATKEKSKTKTPVLDHFGRDLTKLARDGKLDPIIGREEEIQRVAQILARRKKNNPVLIGEPGVGKTAIAEGLAIRILEQRVSPVLFGKRVVQLDLGALVAGTKYRGQFEERIKAIMGELEKNRDVILFLDELHTIVGAGSASGSLDASNMFKPALARGELQAIGATTFNEYRQTIEKDGALERRFQKLIVNPPTTDDTIEIIRGLQSKYEEYHGVKYPEVAVRNAVILADRYITDRFQPDKSLDVIDETGSRLRLSHAKVPEEIVEMEKELERLQGLKDELVKLQEYEKAADVRDRKRQMDEKLEQARINWEKAGSRTPVIVTEEDIAATVSMMTGIPVNKVQTSETDKLLNIENELEAKVIGQHPAIRALARAIRRSRTGFKQLNRPIGSFIFLGPSGVGKTELARVLAHYLFEDKNALVRVDMSEYMEKFNVSRLIGAPPGYVGYDEGGQLSEKVRRKPYSVVLLDEIEKAHPDVFNLMLQVLDAGELTDGSGRTVDFRNTIIIMTSNLGTSDINKLTQGIGFGAKSNIVDYREMSDKMMDAVKKYFRPEFLNRIDELIVFRALEKNDVEEIARLHINELNQRLFERNVTVEVSRSAIKWLADKGYSPIYGARNLRRTVERMLEDILSEEMLKHKFTENVHVICGMKGKDGPLSFKFEPKQIIEQPAEESEEKVEATENT from the coding sequence ATGCAAAAGTATTCGTTTCGTGTACAACAAGTGATACAATTCGCTCGTGAAGAAGCGGTGCGAATGGGACACGATGCGAACGGTCCCGAACATTTGCTTCTCGGCATCATCCGACTCGCAGAAGGTGGTGCTGTTCAGATTCTTCAAAATATGAATGCCGATTTGGAAGAGTTGTGGGAAGGGATCGAGGAAACTGTCGAGCACAGCGAAACACCGACGATGAAAGCGGGCGATCTTCCATTTACAAAGAAAGCGGAACGGGTTCTCAAACTCGCATACTCGGAAGGTCAATCTTATAACGCCGATGTCGTTGGGACCGAGCACTTGCTGTTGGCATTGCTACGCGACGAAGAAGGCATTCCATTTCAGGTATTGTCGCGGTTCAATGTTAGCTATGAACGGGTCAAAGAAGAACTCGAAAACATGATTCGCGAGCGGAGCGGCGGCAATGTCCCTGGCGGCGAGCGGAAAGCAACTACGGCTACTAAAGAGAAAAGTAAAACCAAAACGCCAGTACTTGATCATTTTGGACGGGATCTCACTAAGCTTGCCCGCGATGGAAAACTCGATCCAATCATCGGACGCGAAGAAGAGATTCAACGGGTCGCGCAAATTCTTGCCCGACGTAAGAAGAATAATCCAGTTTTAATCGGCGAGCCGGGAGTTGGTAAAACCGCTATCGCTGAGGGGTTAGCGATTCGGATTCTGGAACAACGGGTAAGTCCGGTATTGTTCGGAAAGCGCGTCGTTCAGTTGGATTTAGGCGCATTGGTGGCGGGAACTAAGTATCGCGGTCAGTTTGAAGAACGTATCAAAGCGATTATGGGGGAACTTGAAAAGAATCGCGATGTAATTCTTTTCCTCGATGAATTGCATACGATTGTCGGCGCGGGTTCGGCAAGCGGTAGTCTCGACGCATCGAATATGTTCAAGCCAGCGTTAGCACGTGGCGAGCTACAGGCAATCGGTGCGACAACCTTCAATGAATACCGTCAAACCATCGAGAAGGATGGTGCACTCGAGCGGCGATTCCAAAAGCTTATCGTGAATCCACCGACGACTGACGATACAATTGAGATTATTCGCGGTTTGCAATCCAAATATGAAGAATATCATGGCGTTAAGTATCCGGAAGTAGCGGTACGAAATGCGGTGATTCTTGCCGACCGTTACATCACCGACCGGTTCCAACCGGATAAATCGCTTGACGTCATCGATGAAACGGGTAGCCGGCTACGACTCTCCCATGCGAAAGTACCGGAAGAAATCGTCGAGATGGAGAAGGAACTCGAGCGACTTCAGGGATTGAAAGACGAGCTGGTGAAGTTGCAGGAGTATGAAAAGGCGGCAGACGTTCGCGACCGCAAGCGGCAGATGGATGAGAAACTGGAGCAGGCGCGGATCAATTGGGAGAAAGCCGGTTCACGGACGCCTGTAATTGTAACGGAAGAAGACATTGCTGCGACCGTTTCGATGATGACCGGGATTCCAGTAAACAAAGTGCAAACGAGCGAAACGGATAAACTGCTGAATATCGAGAACGAACTCGAAGCGAAAGTCATTGGCCAGCATCCTGCAATTCGGGCGTTAGCGCGAGCGATTCGGCGTTCCCGAACCGGATTCAAACAACTCAATCGTCCCATCGGCAGTTTCATTTTCCTTGGACCGTCTGGTGTCGGGAAAACCGAGTTGGCTCGGGTATTGGCGCATTACTTATTTGAGGATAAGAATGCATTGGTACGCGTTGATATGTCGGAGTATATGGAGAAGTTCAACGTCAGCCGTTTGATTGGTGCTCCTCCGGGTTATGTTGGCTATGATGAGGGTGGTCAGCTTTCCGAAAAAGTGCGACGAAAACCATACTCGGTGGTGTTACTCGATGAAATCGAGAAAGCTCATCCCGATGTGTTTAATCTGATGCTGCAAGTCCTGGACGCCGGCGAGTTGACCGATGGATCGGGTCGCACGGTCGATTTCCGGAATACGATTATCATCATGACTTCGAATCTCGGAACCAGCGACATCAATAAACTGACGCAAGGCATCGGCTTCGGCGCTAAGAGCAATATCGTCGATTACCGCGAGATGTCGGATAAAATGATGGACGCCGTGAAGAAATACTTCCGCCCGGAGTTTCTAAATCGAATCGATGAGTTAATCGTCTTTCGTGCCCTTGAGAAGAACGACGTTGAAGAGATTGCTCGGCTGCATATTAATGAATTGAACCAACGGCTTTTTGAACGAAACGTCACGGTGGAAGTCAGTCGTAGCGCGATTAAATGGTTAGCTGATAAAGGGTATAGCCCAATCTATGGCGCACGTAATTTACGCCGTACCGTGGAACGAATGCTGGAAGATATTCTCTCGGAAGAGATGCTTAAGCATAAGTTTACGGAAAACGTTCATGTCATTTGTGGCATGAAAGGGAAAGACGGACCGCTCTCTTTCAAATTCGAGCCAAAGCAGATAATCGAGCAGCCCGCCGAAGAAAGCGAAGAAAAAGTGGAAGCGACTGAAAATACGTAA